Proteins encoded in a region of the Paenibacillus sp. W2I17 genome:
- the nirB gene encoding nitrite reductase large subunit NirB, producing MSTTKKLVLVGNGMAGIRTIEHILKLAPHAYEITVFGAEPHPNYNRIMLSSVLAGGTSIEDIVINEWSWYEDNGIRVYPGDPVVQIDPKRKEVVSQNGVRAAYDELIMATGSQAFILPLPGANKEGVIGFRDIKDCETMMAASQKYRKAAVIGGGLLGLEAARGLLNLGMDVTVIHINGHLMDRNLDLPAGLMLQRELEEQGMKFLLNKHTEEITGKQRVKAIRFTDQTVLEADLVVMAVGIRPQIELARNTGLDVNRGVIVDDYMHTSIPGISAVGECAEHRGIAYGLVAPLYEQGMVLAKRLAGAATEGYEGSVTSTKLKVSGVDVFSAGQFKDGADTRSIRIQDDVDGVYKKMVIKDGQLIGAVLFGDTTDGASLFSLIKSGENISGREKEILLGIPSGGSGSGPSVAERMASMPDDEIVCGCNGVTKASIGDAVLNKGCNTLGAIKSCTKASASCGGCKPIIENLLTYYAGDNVGEQTKEGICGCTSYDRDEIVAQIKEMGLKSVKEVMNVLGWNEPEGCSKCRPSLNYYLGMIWPAEYTDERVSKFTNERYHANIQKDGTYSVIPRIYGGVTSPAELIKIATVAEKYDVPLVKFTGGQRLDLLGVQKENLPKIWEELDMPSGFGYGKALRTVKTCVGNTFCRFGTQDSIEMGIRLEKKLDKMVAPAKVKLAVSGCPRNCAEATIKDLGVVAIDGAWEIHVGGNAGVKVRAAELLCTVKTDAEVEEWTYSYLQYYRENAKWNERTAAWIERVGLDHVKEALADRDVRLALVERLEVTLGHTVDPWKEIIQDEKLRKNFTPLSGAEPVTH from the coding sequence ATGAGTACAACGAAAAAACTGGTGCTGGTCGGCAATGGCATGGCGGGAATCCGCACAATCGAACATATCCTTAAGCTTGCTCCACACGCTTATGAAATTACAGTCTTCGGCGCAGAGCCGCATCCCAACTACAACCGGATCATGTTATCTTCTGTACTGGCTGGCGGAACATCCATCGAAGATATCGTAATCAATGAGTGGAGCTGGTACGAAGATAACGGCATTCGGGTGTACCCGGGTGACCCGGTCGTTCAGATCGATCCCAAGCGCAAGGAAGTTGTATCTCAAAATGGTGTACGCGCAGCCTATGATGAGCTGATTATGGCAACCGGTTCACAGGCGTTTATCCTGCCGCTTCCCGGCGCTAACAAGGAAGGCGTTATCGGATTCCGAGATATTAAAGACTGCGAGACCATGATGGCAGCATCACAAAAGTATCGCAAAGCTGCCGTCATTGGAGGCGGATTGCTAGGACTGGAAGCAGCGCGGGGGCTGCTCAATCTGGGCATGGACGTCACAGTCATCCATATTAACGGTCATCTGATGGACCGGAACCTGGATTTGCCGGCAGGACTGATGCTCCAGCGTGAGCTTGAAGAACAGGGCATGAAGTTCCTTTTGAACAAACATACCGAAGAAATCACAGGCAAACAACGGGTAAAAGCCATTCGTTTCACTGATCAAACGGTACTTGAAGCGGATCTGGTTGTCATGGCTGTCGGGATTCGTCCGCAGATTGAACTGGCTCGCAATACCGGCCTCGATGTGAATCGTGGAGTCATTGTAGATGATTATATGCATACCAGCATCCCTGGCATCTCTGCCGTTGGCGAATGTGCAGAACACCGCGGTATTGCTTACGGACTGGTTGCTCCATTATATGAACAAGGCATGGTGCTCGCAAAACGCCTGGCTGGCGCGGCAACTGAAGGCTATGAGGGTTCAGTCACTTCTACCAAGCTGAAAGTATCCGGTGTCGACGTTTTCTCTGCCGGACAATTCAAAGACGGTGCGGACACTCGCAGCATTCGTATTCAGGATGACGTTGATGGTGTGTACAAAAAGATGGTGATCAAAGACGGACAGCTCATTGGAGCTGTATTGTTCGGAGATACCACAGATGGCGCTTCTCTATTTTCCCTCATTAAAAGTGGTGAGAACATCAGCGGTCGGGAGAAGGAAATTTTGCTCGGCATACCTTCCGGTGGCTCCGGATCTGGCCCATCTGTCGCAGAACGTATGGCCAGCATGCCGGATGACGAGATCGTCTGTGGTTGTAACGGTGTTACCAAAGCTTCCATCGGGGACGCCGTTCTGAATAAAGGCTGTAATACACTCGGTGCAATCAAATCCTGTACCAAAGCTTCCGCTTCTTGCGGTGGGTGCAAACCTATTATCGAAAACCTGCTCACATATTATGCCGGTGATAATGTAGGCGAACAGACCAAAGAAGGCATCTGTGGCTGTACATCCTATGATCGGGATGAGATTGTTGCTCAGATCAAGGAGATGGGACTCAAAAGTGTGAAGGAAGTTATGAATGTTCTCGGTTGGAATGAACCGGAAGGCTGCTCCAAGTGTCGTCCTTCCCTCAACTATTATCTCGGTATGATCTGGCCGGCTGAATACACGGATGAGCGTGTATCCAAATTCACCAATGAACGTTATCACGCCAACATCCAGAAGGACGGTACCTACTCCGTTATTCCACGGATCTATGGTGGTGTGACTTCTCCGGCGGAATTGATCAAGATTGCAACTGTCGCAGAGAAATACGATGTGCCGTTGGTGAAATTCACGGGTGGACAACGACTCGATCTGCTCGGTGTACAGAAGGAGAACCTTCCGAAGATCTGGGAAGAACTCGATATGCCTTCCGGTTTCGGGTATGGCAAGGCGCTGCGTACGGTGAAAACTTGTGTAGGTAATACGTTCTGCCGATTCGGTACACAGGATTCCATTGAGATGGGTATTCGACTGGAGAAAAAACTCGACAAAATGGTGGCCCCGGCCAAAGTGAAACTTGCCGTCTCTGGATGTCCGCGGAACTGTGCTGAAGCCACCATCAAGGATCTGGGTGTTGTCGCCATTGATGGCGCTTGGGAGATTCATGTTGGCGGTAACGCCGGAGTTAAGGTTCGTGCAGCCGAGTTGCTCTGTACGGTGAAGACCGATGCGGAAGTGGAAGAGTGGACTTACTCTTACCTTCAATATTATAGAGAGAATGCAAAATGGAATGAGAGAACAGCGGCATGGATTGAACGGGTAGGTCTGGATCATGTGAAGGAAGCATTAGCTGATCGGGATGTACGTCTCGCTCTGGTCGAACGTCTGGAAGTTACACTGGGTCACACGGTTGATCCTTGGAAAGAAATCATTCAAGACGAGAAATTGCGTAAAAACTTCACCCCATTGTCCGGTGCCGAGCCGGTAACCCACTAG
- a CDS encoding acyl-CoA thioesterase produces the protein MEKKYVRETRCFKTARVFPTDVNNHNTLFGGKLMSYIDDIASIAASKLCRVNTVTASTDSVDFLYPINPTDSVTLESFASWTGRSSMEIFVKVIREDLKTGEKKIAATAFLTFVALDENNRKLIVPRIIPETEEEKKLYETAPDRAAMRKQRREESKKFADFLTVTYPWE, from the coding sequence GTGGAGAAAAAATATGTACGCGAAACACGTTGTTTCAAGACGGCACGGGTGTTCCCAACCGATGTCAACAATCATAATACGTTATTCGGCGGCAAGCTGATGTCCTACATCGATGATATTGCATCCATCGCAGCTTCCAAGCTATGCCGGGTCAATACCGTAACGGCTTCAACCGACTCTGTCGATTTCCTGTATCCGATTAACCCAACGGATTCTGTTACGCTTGAATCGTTCGCGTCCTGGACAGGACGCAGTTCCATGGAGATTTTTGTGAAAGTGATTCGAGAGGATCTGAAGACCGGAGAGAAGAAAATTGCAGCGACTGCATTTCTGACCTTTGTGGCCTTGGACGAAAATAATCGCAAACTGATCGTACCCCGCATTATCCCGGAGACGGAAGAAGAGAAGAAACTATACGAGACCGCTCCGGATCGGGCGGCCATGCGGAAACAACGGCGGGAAGAGAGCAAGAAATTCGCTGACTTCCTGACCGTTACTTATCCTTGGGAATAA
- a CDS encoding aspartyl-phosphate phosphatase Spo0E family protein gives MVMSLDLKNKIEKARHNLHMLVEHNKGGLGHPDVIRQSMALDELINEYNRISRNHSRA, from the coding sequence ATGGTTATGAGTTTGGATTTGAAAAATAAAATAGAGAAGGCCAGACATAACCTTCATATGCTGGTAGAGCATAACAAGGGTGGTCTTGGGCATCCCGATGTAATTCGGCAGTCTATGGCATTGGACGAATTGATTAATGAGTATAACCGAATTAGCCGAAACCATTCACGGGCCTAA
- a CDS encoding ANTAR domain-containing response regulator: MRSLLVIRVQPTIAASSDAIPLTPERLLGANGYHVQVAGSEAEAVKLARAAEASILHLSLTDVEYWVNCLGKGKSDSPLLWWCAPDTASSSAESCEVETSFDGILTPSMTGPEIHWTLHFAARRYMERKQWEQERKQLQSRLEDRKWIDMAKAILSDLKQISEAEAYDLLRKKAMDERKRMVDVATAIVKAHQLLQS, encoded by the coding sequence ATGCGATCTTTATTGGTCATCCGTGTTCAACCAACGATAGCTGCCTCATCCGATGCAATCCCTCTGACACCGGAGAGGCTGCTGGGAGCAAACGGGTACCATGTACAGGTGGCGGGCAGTGAAGCGGAAGCGGTGAAGCTAGCTCGTGCGGCCGAAGCGTCCATTTTGCATCTGTCGCTGACTGATGTGGAGTACTGGGTGAACTGCCTGGGAAAGGGGAAGTCGGATTCGCCGCTGCTTTGGTGGTGCGCGCCAGATACAGCCTCTTCCTCCGCAGAATCCTGCGAGGTCGAAACCTCATTTGATGGAATACTTACACCATCCATGACCGGGCCCGAGATTCACTGGACTCTTCACTTTGCAGCCCGGCGCTACATGGAACGCAAACAGTGGGAGCAGGAACGGAAGCAGCTGCAATCCAGGCTGGAAGATCGGAAGTGGATTGATATGGCGAAGGCTATCCTTAGTGATCTGAAGCAGATCTCCGAGGCCGAAGCCTACGACCTGTTACGCAAGAAAGCGATGGATGAACGCAAACGGATGGTTGATGTAGCTACAGCGATTGTGAAGGCACATCAACTGCTCCAGTCTTAA
- a CDS encoding acetate uptake transporter has translation MQTDSQTKVKIVNADPSAMGLFGLAIVTLVASSQKLGITEGLSYAIPWAIFLGAFAQLFACIQDSKRNNTFGTTAFGAYAFFWFAMAANWMIKMGVFGSTLAEQTDGKQLGFAFAGYLVFTLFMTIGAIEANKVLLIIFILIDFLFLGLTFDAFGVAPHIFHTIAAYAELAIGIVSLYGTGASVLNAHFGYAFLPIGKPSGIFKPKA, from the coding sequence ATGCAGACCGATTCACAGACTAAAGTCAAAATTGTTAACGCCGATCCCAGCGCAATGGGATTATTTGGGTTGGCTATCGTAACCCTGGTCGCTTCTTCCCAAAAGCTTGGCATTACAGAAGGACTTAGCTACGCTATTCCTTGGGCGATCTTCCTGGGTGCCTTTGCCCAGCTATTCGCATGTATTCAAGATTCCAAACGTAACAACACCTTTGGCACAACGGCTTTTGGCGCGTACGCATTCTTCTGGTTCGCTATGGCTGCCAACTGGATGATTAAAATGGGCGTATTTGGCTCCACTCTTGCTGAACAGACCGATGGCAAGCAGCTCGGATTTGCTTTTGCCGGATACCTTGTATTCACCCTGTTCATGACGATCGGTGCTATTGAAGCGAATAAAGTATTGCTTATCATCTTCATTCTGATTGACTTCCTGTTCCTTGGCTTGACCTTTGATGCTTTCGGTGTAGCTCCTCACATTTTCCACACCATTGCAGCATACGCTGAACTGGCTATCGGAATTGTGTCCCTGTATGGTACAGGTGCTTCGGTACTGAACGCTCACTTCGGTTATGCGTTCTTGCCAATCGGCAAACCGTCCGGCATTTTCAAGCCCAAGGCTTAA
- a CDS encoding response regulator, with product MRYFIVDDDPGVRSMLMDIIEDEGLGDIAGEAEDGAHIHAEVLELHKVDILLIDLLMPQRDGIQTVRALEGRFEGKIVMISQIESKNMIGEAYSLGIEYYITKPINRLEILSVLRLVSERLRMQQSIADIQRTLQGLSGLNSTERTAAPVPDKTITTAGHFLLSEMGMIGEAGSRDLLDMLEYLEQVETDEHKLSPYTFPSLKDIFQNVAIRKLGEDASLAEVNKEIKASEQRVRRAIFQTLSHVVSLGLTDYTHPKFENYASKFFDFTEIRKKMLELQNNVEPSLSQTRINTKKFVQVLYLEAKRLLH from the coding sequence ATGCGTTATTTTATCGTGGATGATGATCCTGGCGTTCGTTCCATGTTGATGGATATTATTGAGGATGAAGGCCTTGGCGATATTGCCGGGGAAGCTGAGGACGGAGCACATATTCACGCGGAAGTGTTGGAACTGCATAAGGTGGATATCCTGCTGATTGATCTGCTGATGCCACAACGAGACGGGATCCAGACTGTGCGGGCGCTTGAAGGAAGGTTCGAGGGCAAGATCGTCATGATCTCCCAGATCGAGTCGAAAAATATGATCGGAGAAGCCTATTCACTAGGCATTGAATATTATATTACGAAGCCGATTAACCGATTGGAAATTCTATCTGTTCTGCGGCTGGTGAGCGAAAGGCTTCGGATGCAGCAGTCCATCGCAGATATTCAGCGGACATTGCAGGGATTGTCCGGTTTGAATTCTACCGAACGTACTGCTGCTCCTGTTCCGGACAAAACGATTACTACAGCAGGACATTTCCTGCTGTCCGAGATGGGCATGATCGGCGAAGCGGGCAGCAGGGATCTGCTGGACATGCTGGAATATCTGGAGCAGGTAGAGACAGATGAACATAAGCTGTCCCCCTATACGTTCCCATCCCTCAAAGACATCTTCCAGAATGTAGCGATACGTAAACTGGGAGAAGACGCCTCTCTCGCAGAGGTGAACAAGGAGATCAAGGCATCGGAACAACGTGTTCGCAGGGCCATCTTCCAGACTCTGAGCCATGTGGTTTCTCTGGGATTAACAGATTATACACATCCAAAGTTCGAGAACTATGCATCCAAATTTTTCGATTTCACCGAAATCCGCAAAAAAATGCTGGAACTGCAAAACAATGTGGAGCCTTCCTTGTCCCAGACACGCATTAATACAAAAAAGTTTGTGCAGGTCCTATATTTGGAAGCCAAACGATTGCTGCATTAA
- a CDS encoding anthranilate phosphoribosyltransferase, producing the protein MDMSQILREVGRGKRGSRDLNYTEALTVAEKILKQEVSPAQTAAFLMAERMKMENVEELEAFVHACRNSAERFSVFQDGLDCAGPYDGRTKSFMATFPVAFVLAAAGLPVTLHGSDPLPPKWGVTLSVLLKEVGIDTHKMDREDARSAALRSGVMYVSSEDWCAPLRKLRPLREELGFRTVFNTAEKLIDYNHSPYLVFGVFHNTFLDRIAKLLTRFNYRRAYVVQGMEGSEDLYIDRPTRVYVVEDGDMKLELVDPAAYELDMPVPELVWTAAKQLEVAESVLSGDGHIAFVNQVLLNGGFRLYAAGRVNSIEEGIYTCQGLLESGAAYRIYQQWCVSMGGELPDSRAVSIYPASTR; encoded by the coding sequence ATGGATATGTCTCAAATACTCCGAGAGGTCGGACGTGGGAAACGAGGCTCGCGTGATCTGAATTATACAGAGGCACTGACCGTAGCAGAGAAAATCCTGAAACAGGAGGTCTCCCCTGCCCAGACGGCTGCGTTTCTTATGGCTGAACGTATGAAAATGGAAAACGTCGAGGAACTGGAAGCTTTTGTTCATGCTTGTCGTAACAGTGCGGAACGTTTCTCGGTATTTCAGGACGGTTTGGACTGTGCCGGTCCTTATGATGGACGGACAAAGTCGTTCATGGCCACGTTTCCGGTTGCATTTGTACTCGCGGCGGCCGGGTTGCCGGTGACTTTGCACGGGAGTGATCCTTTACCACCCAAGTGGGGCGTCACGTTGTCGGTACTTTTGAAGGAAGTGGGTATTGATACACACAAGATGGATCGGGAAGATGCCCGGAGCGCTGCATTGCGTTCGGGTGTCATGTACGTGTCCTCCGAGGATTGGTGCGCACCCCTTCGTAAGCTTCGTCCGTTACGGGAAGAGTTGGGTTTTCGAACGGTGTTTAACACAGCAGAGAAACTGATTGATTATAACCATTCACCGTATTTGGTGTTTGGTGTGTTTCATAATACCTTCCTGGATCGGATTGCGAAGTTGCTCACCCGGTTTAACTATCGTCGTGCTTATGTTGTACAGGGAATGGAAGGTTCTGAGGATCTGTATATTGATCGGCCAACCCGCGTATACGTCGTGGAAGACGGCGATATGAAGCTGGAATTGGTTGATCCTGCAGCCTATGAACTGGATATGCCCGTGCCGGAGCTGGTCTGGACGGCTGCGAAGCAGCTTGAAGTGGCGGAAAGCGTGTTAAGCGGTGATGGTCATATTGCTTTTGTGAATCAGGTCTTGTTAAATGGAGGTTTCCGCTTGTATGCGGCGGGGCGTGTCAATTCCATCGAAGAGGGCATATACACTTGTCAGGGGTTGCTGGAGAGTGGGGCAGCGTATCGCATCTATCAGCAGTGGTGTGTCTCCATGGGTGGTGAACTGCCGGATAGCAGAGCGGTGTCCATCTATCCGGCATCGACCAGATAA